The following proteins come from a genomic window of Trifolium pratense cultivar HEN17-A07 linkage group LG4, ARS_RC_1.1, whole genome shotgun sequence:
- the LOC123921439 gene encoding putative disease resistance protein At3g14460, whose product MGRALLSTFLHDLLHNLLLLTSKPFIIKPPKYQRKLIATLRMLDTFIDDTEEKQFATKTGQVQLVKDWLKKLQYAVYSLEEIICQWQVTTTTTTYTNLFGVFSKVIKPNSDLKIEICDIMNLLVDLVKMTDVLGLTRRVTWKESLRGMFSCSIVLDNYFYGNYPKDYFYGREQEEKSMLEVLLSTTSEQHVKVINIEAKGGAGKTAFTDVIYFNHKVRECFELRAWVNVPYKAKVSFIAKKILEAVTEEFVPGNDLHELSKKLKESFEGKKFLLVLDDIRIEDEDATKNWNMLVDSLFEAATGGSAIILTLNPDDDSLLVPQANHTIHLGMLSSENSWSIFLVHAFGQMDLNEYPELVAVGKEIVNRLGNLPLAAKMIGSLLQDKVHLSEWVDILRSKLIDEGDVNLPIPAFLVLCYLDLPAELKRCFAYLSLFPKGYEFKQQEVVLLWMAQGFLQNLNSKSNHKSMEDIGDEYFGYLMMRSFLQPFASGISFTMHNLVHDLATYVFGESYNHHLSYSRTTHDFPESLSYRKGKLLKTILPVCLPLERAPSHIRPSVLEDITLQLNPQFFRTLSLSHYDITNLPNSVGRLSHLCYLDLSHTALQTLPDSICNLLNLQTLRLTNCSSLKSFPPRICNLTNLRCLDVRDSGVQEMPLQMNKMTSLRTLTDFVVSEKETRLEGLSSLSNLKTLTISKLKNVAFAMDASNVKLKEKKSLDDLMLQFGNVEDVNGNETKVLENLEPHRGLTRLTVEYYGGVRFPNWLGDPSYWSLQLVDLRHCKNCDSLPTLGQLPLLKDLFIEGFTKVSTIGHEFYGTMSASHKPFQSLETLQFWDMLEWTEWNIFEGVEFPYLIELYIIRCPKLERNLPKQLPSLQKLEISGCHDLVAPLPKVSNTCEVFVHDSNEALMRNVAKTHSQASLRRHVVISEEVQEITPQSYSGFPSNKYTIGSSLGEIEEIAHEERMEIEFPRNRLPPSVLRHQVETDDISRIKEQTDPQSSLTKDKIPMTTQADTSNTTTAEDHRRSQDIDDERSSFEILKVTTVSQLRLLPHNLHSLKIEGCELLEVLPSDLLGRLPVLRELYLVSCSSLRSFPYPTSLETLYIRKCRTLELVPSLEKIAFLQHLFIGNSCDSLTTLNLNLFPKLKILCIWDCHNLLSLGEFSCDLASLESIEIRDCTGLRSFPDEGLHTPNLASMFLSNSNNLTKLPNSMNSLTSLKSLYIHRCPLIESFPLGGLPSSLTLLSISHCDKLTPRKNWGLENLESLTHFEIEGGCIGMETFPAEKILPRNIISLRISKLKCLRKLDYNGFQHLNALHTLEINSCEILRSLPEQGFPSSLEQFSIQECPMLTPRLKPKIGKEWHKVACILHIQIDGQVLS is encoded by the exons ATGGGGAGAGCCTTACTCTCTACTTTCCTTCATGACCTATTACACAACCTTCTCCTCCTCACTTCCAAACCATTCATCATAAAACCACCTAAATATCAGCGTAAACTCATCGCTACACTTCGGATGCTTGATACTTTCATCGATGACACGGAAGAGAAGCAGTTTGCTACAAAAACCGGCCAAGTCCAATTGGTAAAGGACTGgcttaaaaaattacaatatgCTGTTTATAGTTTAGAAGAGATTATATGTCAGTGGCAGGTTACAACCACCACAACCACATATACCAATTTGTTTGGAGTATTCTCGAAAGTAATCAAGCCAAACTCGGACTTAAAAATTGAAATCTGCGACATCATGAATTTGTTAGTAGATCTTGTTAAAATGACTGATGTTCTTGGCTTAACTCGACGTGTTACATGGAAGGAATCATTACGCGGTATGTTTTCGTGTTCTATTGTTTTGGATAACTATTTCTATGGAAACTATCCAAAAGACTATTTCTATGGAagagaacaagaagaaaaatcTATGTTGGAAGTCTTGTTATCAACAACTAGTGAACAGCATGTCAAAGTGATTAACATAGAAGCCAAAGGTGGAGCTGGTAAAACTGCTTTTACTGATGTAATTTACTTCAATCATAAGGTGAGGGAGTGTTTTGAACTTAGAGCTTGGGTCAATGTTCCTTACAAAGCTAAAGTTAGCTTTATAGCTAAGAAGATTCTTGAGGCAGTCACTGAGGAGTTTGTTCCGGGGAATGATTTACATGAGCTGAGTAAGAAGTTGAAGGAAAGCTTTGAAGGGAAAAAATTTCTGCTCGTGTTGGATGATATCAG GATTGAAGATGAGGATGCAACAAAGAATTGGAACATGCTTGTTGATTCTTTATTTGAAGCAGCAACAGGAGGGAGTGCCATAATCTTGACCTTGAATCCTGATGACGATTCATTGCTTGTGCCACAAGCTAATCATACCATCCATTTAGGTATGCTATCATCAGAGAATTCATGGTCAATTTTTTTGGTGCATGCTTTTGGTCAAATGGATCTTAATGAGTATCCAGAACTAGTTGCAGTTGGAAAGGAAATAGTCAACAGATTGGGAAATCTTCCCTTGGCAGCAAAAATGATAGGGAGCTTGTTGCAAGATAAGGTACATCTTAGTGAATGGGTTGATATATTGAGGAGCAAATTAATCGATGAAGGTGATGTGAATCTACCAATTCCTGCTTTTCTTGTGCTTTGTTACCTTGATCTTCCCGCGGAGCTTAAACGTTGCTTTGCCTATTTGTCATTGTTTCCAAAGGGTTATGAATTCAAGCAGCAAGAGGTGGTTCTCTTGTGGATGGCACAAGGCTTTCTGCAGAACTTAAACTCCAAATCCAATCACAAAAGCATGGAAGACATTGGTGATGAGTATTTTGGTTATCTAATGATGAGGTCATTCTTGCAACCTTTTGCTTCTGGTATAAGTTTTACAATGCATAATCTGGTTCATGATTTGGCTACCTATGTGTTTGGAgaatcatataatcatcatttGTCGTATTCTAGAACCACACACGATTTCCCGGAATCACTTTCGTATAGAAAAGGAAAATTGTTGAAAACCATTTTGCCAGTATGTTTGCCTCTTGAGCGAGCTCCTAGCCATATCCGCCCTTCGGTGTTGGAGGATATTACGTTGCAGTTGAATCCTCAATTCTTCCGAACCCTCTCTTTGTCTCACTATGATATAACCAACTTGCCTAATTCAGTTGGAAGATTAAGTCATCTTTGTTACCTCGACCTTTCTCACACTGCATTGCAGACACTTCCAGATTCCATTTGCAATCTCCTTAATTTGCAGACACTTAGGTTGACAAACTGCAGTTCTCTCAAGAGTTTTCCTCCGAGAATATGCAATTTGACAAACTTGCGTTGCCTTGATGTCAGAGATAGTGGTGTGCAAGAGATGCCTTTGCAAATGAACAAAATGACAAGTCTTAGGACATTGACTGATTTCGTTGTATCTGAAAAAGAGACAAGACTTGAAGGTTTATCGAGTCTTTCCAATCTCAAAACATTGACCATTTCGAAGCTAAAAAATGTGGCGTTTGCTATGGATGCTTCAAATGTCAAACTGAAAGAGAAAAAGAGCCTAGATGATCTTATGCTTCAATTTGGAAATGTCGAAGATGTCAATGGAAATGAAACGAAAGTGCTTGAGAATCTAGAACCACATAGAGGCTTAACAAGACTAACAGTTGAATATTACGGAGGTGTGAGATTCCCAAATTGGTTAGGTGATCCATCTTATTGGTCATTACAATTAGTAGATCTCCGGCATTGTAAAAATTGCGACTCATTACCAACACTTGGTCAGCTTCCACTTCTTAAAGATCTCTTTATTGAGGGTTTCACTAAAGTTAGTACCATAGGCCATGAGTTTTACGGAACTATGAGTGCTTCGCATAAGCCATTTCAGTCTTTAGAGACTTTGCAGTTTTGGGATATGTTGGAATGGACAGAATGGAATATATTTGAAGGTGTTGAATTCCCTTATCTCATTGAGCTTTATATTATAAGGTGTCCCAAGCTAGAGAGAAATTTACCGAAACAACTTCCTTCTTTACAGAAGTTGGAGATTTCCGGATGCCATGACCTTGTTGCTCCACTTCCAAAAGTTTCGAATACATGTGAAGTGTTTGTTCATGACAGTAATGAAGCATTGATGAGAAATGTTGCTAAAACTCACTCTCAAGCATCATTGCGCCGACATGTTGTAATTTCTGAAGAAGTACAGGAAATCACCCCACAATCTTATTCTGGTTTTCCCAGCAATAAGTACACTATTGGCTCTTCTTTAGGTGAAATCGAAGAAATTGCTCATGAGGAAAGGATGGAAATTGAATTCCCGCGCAATAGATTACCTCCTAGCGTGCTCCGTCATCAAGTTGAAACCGATGATATTTCTAGAATCAAAGAACAAACAGATCCACAGTCTTCATTgactaaagataaaattccaatGACCACACAAGCTGATACATCAAACACCACAACAGCTGAAGACCATCGTCGATCACAAGATATTGATGATGAGCGCTCAtcttttgaaatattaaaagttacaaCTGTATCGCAGTTGAGGTTATTGCCGCACAATCTGCATAGCCtaaaaattgaaggatgtgaattaTTAGAGGTCCTTCCAAGTGACTTGCTAGGTCGGTTACCTGTTCTTCGAGAGCTATATCTGGTCAGTTGTTCTTCTCTTAGATCCTTCCCTTACCCTACTTCTTTGGAAACACTTTACATCCGTAAGTGTAGAACATTGGAACTTGTTCCATCATTAGAGAAGATTGCCTTTCTCCAGCATTTGTTCATAGGGAATAGTTGTGATTCACTCACTACCTTGAACCTAAATTTGTTCCCTAAACTCAAAATTCTTTGTATATGGGATTGTCACAATCTTTTATCATTAGGTGAATTTAGTTGTGATCTAGCATCACTCGAGTCCATAGAAATTAGAGATTGTACAGGATTGCGATCTTTTCCAGATGAAGGACTACATACACCAAATCTAGCATCCATGTTCCTTTCCAATAGCAACAATCTTACCAAATTGCCTAATTCTATGAACTCTCTCACATCTCTAAAGTCATTATATATACATAGATGTCCACTCATTGAATCATTTCCACTTGGCGGCTTGCCTTCAAGTTTAACTCTACTCTCCATTTCTCATTGCGACAAACTTACACCACGAAAGAATTGGGGATTGGAAAATCTAGAATCTCTCACTCATTTTGAGATTGAAGGTGGATGCATAGGCATGGAAACCTTTCCAGCCGAGAAAATACTTCCTCGAAATATCATTTCTCTGCGCATCAGCAAATTAAAGTGTCTGCGGAAACTTGACTACAATGGCTTTCAACACCTGAATGCACTTCATACACTCGAAATTAATAGTTGTGAGATACTACGGTCCTTGCCGGAACAAGGGTTTCCTTCCTCCTTAGAGCAATTCAGTATCCAAGAATGTCCAATGTTGACTCCAAGGCTTAAACCCAAAATAGGAAAGGAATGGCACAAGGTGGCTTGTATCCTGCACATACAAATTGATGGCCAAGTACTATCTTGA
- the LOC123923204 gene encoding putative calcium-transporting ATPase 11, plasma membrane-type, whose translation MLSKETQEAGFGIEPDELASIIRSHDTKCLDQHEGVEGLAKAVRVSFKEGVNSSDIKHRQAIYGHNRHTEKPSRSFWMFVWDAMQDLTLNILILCSVVSIVVGILTEGFPKGMYDGVGIILCIILVVLVTSISDYKQSLQFKDLDKEKKNVGIHVTRDSRRQTVSIHDLVVGDIVHLAIGDIVPADGIFISGFSLLIDESCLSGESEAVNVDQQKPFLLSGTTVQDGSAKMLVTSVGMRTEWGRLMETLNEGGDDETPLQVKLNGVATLIGKIGLGFALLTFLVLTGRFLLQKISHDSITKWSLNDASKLLNFFATAVIIIVVAVPEGLPLAVTLSLAFAMKKLMNDKALVRHLSACETMGSAGCICTDKTGTLTTNQMVVDKIWICEQNKAIKGSNRDDNVLKNSISEEIFDLFLQSIFQNTASEVVKGEDGKTKVVGTPTESALLGFGLILGGDSKFYNDKYKIVKVEPFNSTRKKMSVLVSLSNNKTRAFCKGASEIVVKMCDKVVNSKGKVVDLNEQQRNSINEVINSFASEALRTLCIAFTDIEGGSDGNNTIPEDKYTLIAIIGIKDPVRPGVKEAVKTCLEAGITVRMVTGDNINTAKAIARECGILTDGLAIEGPDFRNKTQQELERIIPKLQVMARSLPLDKHTLVTHLRKDFNEVVAVTGDGTNDAPALHEADIGFAMGIAGTEVAKENADVIVMDDNFATIVNVTKWGRSVYINIQKFVQFQLTVNVVALLLNFVSACVSGSAPLTAVQMLWVNMIMDTLGALALATEPPHDGLMKRPPIGKNAKFITAVMWRNIIGQSLYQTIVLLILKFRGEQILNLKGPDAATILNTVIFNTFVFCQVFNEVNSRDMEKINVFQGLFSSWIFLMVIAGTVCFQVIIVEFLGTFAQTVPLCRDLWLTSVMIGAVSLVVAVVLKCIPVPVKNYVAPRHDGYERLPTGPELA comes from the exons ATGCTCTCCAAAGAGACTCAAGAAGCAGGTTTCGGAATTGAACCGGATGAATTAGCATCCATCATTAGATCCCACGACACTAAATGTTTAGATCAACATGAAGGAGTTGAAGGATTAGCAAAAGCTGTCCGTGTATCGTTTAAAGAAGGTGTTAATTCGAGCGACATAAAACATAGACAAGCTATTTATGGTCATAATCGTCATACCGAGAAACCCTCAAGGAGTTTTTGGATGTTTGTTTGGGATGCAATGCAAGACTTAACACTAAACATCCTTATTCTATGTTCTGTAGTTTCAATTGTTGTTGGAATCTTAACAGAAGGTTTTCCTAAAGGTATGTATGATGGAGTTGGGATCATACTATGTATTATTTTAGTGGTTCTTGTCACTTCAATAAGTGATTATAAACAGTCTTTGCAATTTAAGGATTTGGataaagagaagaaaaatgTCGGCATACATGTTACAAGAGATAGTAGAAGACAAACGGTTTCGATTCATGATCTAGTCGTTGGAGATATAGTTCATCTCGCAATCGGAGACATAGTTCCTGCTGATGGAATATTCATATCAGGTTTTAGTTTATTGATTGATGAATCGTGTTTATCCGGTGAGAGTGAAGCCGTGAATGTTGATCAACAAAAGCCTTTTCTTCTATCTGGAACCACGGTTCAAGACGGTTCTGCTAAGATGCTAGTGACATCGGTCGGAATGAGGACAGAATGGGGAAGATTGATGGAAACTTTGAATGAAGGTGGTGATGATGAGACACCTCTTCAAGTGAAACTAAATGGTGTTGCTACACTTATTGGAAAAATAGGGTTAGGTTTTGCATTGTTAACATTTTTGGTTCTTACCGGTAGGTTTTTGTTGCAGAAAATATCTCACGATAGTATCACTAAATGGTCTCTAAATGATGCATCTAAGCTTCTCAATTTCTTTGCAACTGCTGTTATTATAATAGTTGTCGCTGTTCCTGAGGGTTTGCCTTTAGCAGTTACATTAAGTCTGGCATTCGCAATGAAGAAATTAATGAATGATAAGGCGCTAGTTAGGCACTTATCGGCATGTGAAACAATGGGATCTGCTGGCTGTATTTGCACTGATAAAACTGGAACATTGACTACAAATCAAATGGTTGTCGACAAGATATGGATTTGCGAACAAAATAAGGCGATTAAAGGCAGCAATCGTGATGATAATGTATTAAAGAACTCGATTTCGGAGGAGATATTTGATCTCTTTTTGCAGTCAATATTTCAGAATACTGCCTCAGAGGTTGTTAAAGGTGAAGATGGAAAGACCAAGGTCGTCGGTACTCCAACAGAATCAGCATTGCTTGGATTTGGTTTGATTTTAGGAGGTGATTCTAAGTTTTACAATGACAAGTATAAGATAGTTAAGGTTGAACCGTTCAATTCAACCCGAAAAAAGATGTCAGTTCTTGTTTCTCTTAGCAATAACAAAACTAGAGCATTTTGTAAAGGAGCATCAGAAATAGTGGTTAAAATGTGTGACAAAGTTGTTAATTCAAAAGGTAAAGTtgttgatttgaatgaacaacaAAGAAATAGCATCAATGAAGTTATTAATAGTTTTGCTTCCGAAGCACTGAGAACACTCTGCATAGCTTTTACGGATATTGAAGGAGGCTCTGATGGTAATAACACTATTCCCGAGGATAAATATACTTTAATCGCTATTATTGGGATCAAGGATCCCGTAAGACCCGGAGTTAAAGAAGCTGTGAAGACTTGTTTGGAAGCTGGAATTACTGTTAGAATGGTTACTGGTGATAATATAAACACCGCTAAAGCTATAGCTAGAGAATGCGGTATTTTGACAGATGGATTGGCCATCGAAGGACCAGATTTTCGTAACAAGACTCAGCAAGAATTGGAACGGATCATACCTAAATTGCAG GTAATGGCTAGATCTTTGCCACTTGATAAGCACACCTTGGTGACCCATTTGAGGAAAGACTTTAATGAAGTTGTAGCAGTAACAGGAGATGGGACCAATGATGCTCCAGCATTGCATGAAGCTGATATTGGATTTGCTATGGGTATTGCTGGAACAGAG GTTGCAAAAGAGAATGCAGATGTAATTGTAATGGATGATAACTTCGCAacaattgtcaatgttacgaaATGGGGGCGTTCCGTTTATATTAACATACAAAAGTTTGTCCAGTTCCAGTTAACGGTTAATGTCGTAGCTCTCTTGCTAAATTTTGTTTCAGCTTGTGTATCAG GTTCTGCTCCTCTTACTGCTGTTCAAATGCTTTGGGTAAACATGATTATGGACACATTAGGTGCATTGGCATTGGCAACAGAACCACCACATGATGGATTAATGAAGAGACCACCTATTGGAAAAAATGCAAAGTTCATCACTGCAGTTATGTGGAGGAATATCATTGGTCAAAGTCTTTATCAAACTATTGTTCTTTTGATTCTGAAATTTCGTGGCGAACAAATTCTTAATCTCAAAGGACCTGATGCTGCCACTATTCTTAATACTGTCATTTTCAACACCTTTGTGTTTTGCCAG GTATTCAACGAGGTAAATAGTCGTGACATGGAAAAGATAAATGTATTCCAAGGCCTATTCAGTAGCTGGATTTTTCTGATGGTAATAGCCGGAACAGTTTGTTTTCAAGTCATAATAGTCGAGTTTCTTGGTACTTTTGCTCAAACAGTGCCGCTGTGTCGTGACTTATGGTTAACAAGTGTGATGATTGGTGCTGTAAGTTTAGTAGTAGCTGTTGTTTTGAAGTGCATTCCTGTTCCTGTCAAGAATTACGTCGCACCGCGTCATGACGGTTATGAGCGGCTCCCAACTGGACCAGAGTTAGCATGA
- the LOC123924643 gene encoding alpha-farnesene synthase-like, translating into MTMTSSMNESEAKLDMRRTANYKPNIWKDDFLQSLASKYEKEEFAMQLNKWVIEVKCLFVQELDVLQKLELVDWIHKLGLASHFEKEIDEFLQTIFVSAQNFNKFKVKDNMHMSTLCFKLLRLHGYHVFPADILSNFLDVRDNSFASNVKNIVELLEASHLGLDGEQILEEAKKFAINWLKDALKSTSSSINIELCDNNMVVQRVVHALELPSHWRVPWFDVKWHMNQYQTIEHMDPVLLELAKLNFNIIQAKLQKEVKELSRWWEKLGIKEELRFARNRLVESFMCAAGVAFEAKYKSLRKWLTKVIIFVLVIDDIYDIHASFEELNPFTMAFHRWDAKEIDELPEYMKICFNALQDITNEIAYDIGGEKNFNMVLHYLKKTWIEFCKALYVEAKWYQMGYIPSLQEYLNNAWITSSGPLILLHSYFATMCEVTDEIDDFPDIYEDLVYNVSIIIRLCNDLGTAVAERERGDAASSIICYMNEMNVSEEEARKHIQDIINSAWRKINGHCSTPISWMGPFFNQAKNAARVAHTLYLNGDGFGIQDRDIKKHILSLVVEPF; encoded by the exons ATGACGATGACGAGCAGCATGAATGAATCAGAAGCTAAGCTGGACATGAGAAGAACTGCAAATTATAAACCCAACATTTGGAAAGATGATTTTCTGCAGTCTCTTGCAAGTAAATATGAA AAAGAAGAATTTGCTATGCAATTAAACAAGTGGGTGATTGAAGTGAAATGCCTTTTTGTTCAAGAGTTGGACGTTTTGCAAAAATTAGAATTGGTTGATTGGATTCATAAACTAGGCCTTGCTAGTCATTTTGAGAAGGAAATAGATGAGTTTCTTCAAACTATATTTGTCTCTGCccaaaattttaacaaatttaaGGTGAAAGATAATATGCACATGTCTACTCTATGCTTCAAGCTTCTAAGGCTGCATGGTTACCATGTTTTTCCAGCAG ATATACTAAGCAACTTCTTGGATGTGAGGGACAACTCATTTGCTAGTAATGTTAAGAATATTGTGGAGCTTCTTGAGGCCTCACATTTGGGTTTAGACGGTGAACAAATCTTAGAAGAGGCCAAAAAATTTGCAATAAATTGGCTCAAAGATGCTCTCAAGTCAACTTCAAGTTCTATCAACATAGAACTATGTGATAATAACATGGTTGTTCAAAGAGTGGTCCATGCCTTGGAGCTTCCTTCTCATTGGAGAGTACCATGGTTTGATGTGAAATGGCACATGAATCAATACCAAACTATAGAACACATGGACCCCGTTTTACTTGAACTTGCTAAGTTAAACTTCAACATTATACAAGCTAAACTTCAAAAGGAGGTCAAGGAATTATCCAG GTGGTGGGAGAAACTTGGCATAAAAGAAGAGTTGCGTTTTGCACGAAATAGGTTGGTTGAAAGCTTCATGTGTGCAGCAGGGGTTGCTTTTGAGGCCAAGTATAAATCCTTGAGGAAATGGCTTACTAAAGTCATTATTTTCGTATTAGTGATTGATGATATTTATGATATCCACGCCTCATTTGAAGAACTCAACCCGTTCACAATGGCATTTCATAG ATGGGATGCCAAAGAAATTGATGAACTTCCAGAGTACATGAAGATTTGCTTCAATGCACTTCAAGATATCACAAATGAAATTGCTTATGATATTGGAGGAGAAAAGAATTTCAATATGGTGTTACATTACCTAAAGAAAACG TGGATTGAGTTTTGCAAGGCCTTATACGTGGAAGCAAAGTGGTACCAAATGGGATATATTCCATCGTTGCAAGAATATTTAAACAATGCATGGATTACATCTTCAGGGCCATTAATTTTACTTCATTCATATTTTGCCACAATGTGTGAAGTAACAGATGAGATAGATGACTTTCCAGACATATATGAAGATTTGGTCTACAATGTATCTATCATCATTCGGTTGTGCAATGATCTTGGCACCGCAGTG GCTGAAAGGGAAAGGGGTGATGCTGCTTCGTCAATTATATGCTACATGAATGAAATGAATGTTTCAGAAGAAGAAGCAAGAAAACATATACAAGACATTATAAACAGTGCATGGAGAAAGATTAATGGACACTGTTCAACTCCAATTTCTTGGATGGGACCATTTTTTAATCAAGCCAAAAATGCAGCACGTGTGGCCCATACTCTTTACCTAAATGGCGATGGGTTTGGTATACAAGATCGAGATatcaaaaaacacattttatcaCTTGTTGTTGAACCTTTCTAA